In the Pseudochaenichthys georgianus chromosome 1, fPseGeo1.2, whole genome shotgun sequence genome, one interval contains:
- the eri2 gene encoding ERI1 exoribonuclease 2 — MTTKKLAKELGLLRQRSQSANGSKTLLSNQIFAYLIVIDFESTCWKEKTNYGQEIIEFPAVLLNTSTGEIESEFHTYVQPQERPLLSEFCTELTGIKQAQVEAGIPLQICLSRFNRWLQKVQVEKGLVFPNGQQKSSAPSPSQKPCAFVTWSDWDLGVCLQYECKRKQLHKPDVLNSWIDLRGTYRMFYDKKPKGLNGALQDLGIQFSGREHSGLDDSRNTACLAVRMMRDGCVMKITRSLEKAPSMVKPMFGNTTADSKKETSNTDKEKNTPNTEKPSSSKIPPKSRQIKSCSEDITKYFDTKENSVQSLISPQTLLNGTNTPLMGCSRMSVSAGANTSSSVRIHCPSPHNNTTSLVLCSTTLGCLSNLPNQLCKTREEEGYGEAFCVEPEDRCGSYDDVVLEEESVSIGETEREFDQDYVSDFDNGCHVWGKPDAAHLPGGHVTLRDTIRETKSIVDNFKIHNMTGESSTTSLPTNKILSHINVSNNLHEMRPHSTISQHGTFAAPRAVPSDKSNYKTGLKASRPAQENSYSFNKMTQLLNTSSRVKHKPFVPEKTSTPFTSFIKPRAVVTQHPKPKETPRSPFTIYTDATKTLVSSTGASLSKTVLASLSTNSLNQSSFSISKRVGQRITSPLCGCGRRAKRQLVSNGGPNHGRGFFCCPVRRSGSGGRIQKGCEFFKWESAVMKSSLVVGSSVSLCQINSSPSRPPPLTLLRKSY, encoded by the exons ATGACTACAAAGAAACTTGCAAA AGAACTGGGACTACTGAGGCAGAGGAGTCAGTCAGCAAATGGATCCAAAACATTATTATCAA ACCAAATATTTGCATACCTGATAGTGATCGATTTTGAGTCAACTTGCTGGAAAGAGAAAACCAACTACGGCCAGGAAATTA TTGAGTTTCCTGCTGTTCTGCTCAACACGTCCACAGGAGAGATCGAGTCTGAGTTTCATACTTATGTCCAACCCCAAGAGCGCCCCCTTCTGTCCGAGTTCTGCACTGAGCTGACCGGGATTAAACAG GCGCAAGTGGAGGCAGGGATCCCCCTCCAGATCTGTCTCTCTCGGTTTAACCGCTGGCTGCAGAAGGTGCAGGTGGAGAAGGGTTTGGTCTTTCCAAACGGACAACAGAAATCTTCTGCACCGTCACCTTCTCAGAAACCGTGTGCTTTCGTCACGTGGTCAG ATTGGGATCTCGGAGTTTGCTTGCAGTACGAGTGCAAACGCAAGCAGCTCCATAAACCTGATGTGCTCAACAGCTGGATAGACCTGAGAGGAACCTACAGG ATGTTTTATGACAAGAAACCCAAAGGCTTGAATGGGGCGCTGCAGGACCTGGGGATACAGTTTTCAGGACGAGAACATTCTG GTTTGGATGACTCCCGAAACACCGCTTGTCTGGCAGTGAGGATGATGAGGGATGGGTGTGTGATGAAGATCACCCGGAGCCTGGAGAAG GCGCCATCAATGGTCAAACCCATGTTTGGAAACACAACTGCAGACAGCAAAAAGGAAACATCGAACACTGATAAAGAGAAAAACACACCTAACACAGAAAAACCTTCATCGTCCAAGATTCCTCCTAAATCACGTCAGATAAAATCATGCTCAGAGGACATTACAAAGTATTTCGACACAAAGGAGAACTCTGTTCAAAGCCTGATCTCGCCACAGACACTGCTGAACGGGACAAATACACCACTAATGGGCTGCAGCAGGATGTCAGTTTCAGCAGGGGCTAATACTTCCTCTTCAGTTAGGATACACTGTCCTTCGCCCCACAATAACACCACCAGTCTTGTTCTGTGCTCCACTACTCTGGGCTGCCTCTCAAACCTGCCAAACCAGCTCTGTAaaacaagagaagaagaaggataTGGGGAAGCATTTTGCGTGGAACCGGAGGACAGGTGTGGTTCATACGATGACGTGGTGTTGGAGGAAGAAAGTGTCAGTATTGGTGAAACTGAGAGAGAATTTGATCAGGATTATGTGTCAGATTTTGACAACGGGTGTCACGTGTGGGGAAAGCCTGATGCGGCACATTTACCAGGCGGTCATGTCACATTAAGGGACACAATAAGAGAAACGAAGAGCATTGTTGACAACTTTAAAATTCATAATATGACCGGTGAATCATCAACAACGTCTCTACCGACAAACAAAATCCTATCCCACATTAATGTGTCCAATAACTTACATGAAATGAGGCCGCATTCAACAATCTCGCAGCACGGTACTTTCGCTGCGCCTCGAGCAGTGCCCTCGGACAAATCAAATTACAAAACGGGACTTAAAGCCTCTCGGCCAGCACAAGAAAACTCATATTCGTTTAACAAAATGACTCAATTATTAAACACATCCTCTCGAGTCAAGCACAAGCCCTTCGTGCCAGAAAAGACCTCCACCCCTTTCACTTCATTCATCAAGCCCAGAGCAGTCGTCACGCAACACCCAAAGCCCAAAGAGACTCCACGATCTCCCTTCACCATCTACACCGACGCAACTAAAACCTTGGTTTCTTCCACCGGCGCCTCTTTGTCCAAGACTGTCCTCGCCTCTTTGTCCACCAACTCACTCAATCAATCCTCGTTTTCTATATCAAAGAGAGTAGGTCAGAGGATCACATCCCCTCTGTGTGGGTGTGGGCGTCGTGCAAAACGTCAGCTGGTTTCTAACGGGGGTCCGAACCACGGGCGAGGGTTCTTCTGCTGCCCGGTTCGGCGCTCAGGCAGCGGAGGGAGGATCCAGAAAGGCTGCGAGTTCTTTAAGTGGGAGTCGGCTGTGATGAAGAGCAGTTTAGTGGTCGGTTCCTCTGTGTCGCTCTGTCAGATCAACTCCTCTCCGAGCCGTCCTCCACCCCTAACCCTGCTGAGAAAGagctattaa